A part of Candidatus Moraniibacteriota bacterium genomic DNA contains:
- a CDS encoding lamin tail domain-containing protein, translating to MTARTAFSAYIKQSALLAISLGSAFFVLTEIAEAQENSWNVFIRTVQTSGDTTSEDFIEIRNDEDCALDLSGWKLRKRIGSGSESSVKVFGDTSNTLPPGATLLWANSANSFASTLHATESSTATLTDNNSLALLDTDDAIVDSLSWGIVNKPFRSDEPNVRNPEAHEMIVRISKTNAPSIEKAFLPTRQTSSHTSVDFCGASKDHVGDAHIVLSEILANPKGDESKNEFIELENRSSKTVDLSKWTLRDASKTGKYTFPTKSAIEPNAFLTIFRPDFIFALNNSHETVTLEDATGTKSDSISWDTTHENISLARDGSAWRNTKFLTPGEANRFGNDPSAKTSVPKEGFAKISLEFTAKIRDKDRDKTKVVWDFGDGHKSYKKDTMHTFAKTGRYTVKLTYTDGIADKTKTFHVKIEKYVAPKVRIVSLMPNPQGADTNRESILVQNKSKKNVNLKKWSISTKSKRTTKNFTNHVIHEDFLLKPGESKTLTHQESAFTLGNTRQYIELRDPQGKTLQHIHYKLDKSAPDNAEFFKIPNHPWQWRLPIPLDATENVQ from the coding sequence ATGACTGCTCGCACAGCATTCTCCGCCTATATAAAACAGAGCGCCCTTCTCGCGATATCGCTCGGAAGCGCTTTTTTTGTTCTCACTGAAATCGCCGAAGCACAAGAAAACTCTTGGAATGTCTTTATACGAACCGTCCAGACTTCAGGCGACACCACTTCCGAAGACTTCATAGAAATACGAAACGATGAAGACTGTGCGCTCGACCTCTCCGGCTGGAAACTCCGAAAACGAATCGGGAGTGGCAGTGAGTCATCCGTCAAAGTATTCGGCGACACATCGAACACGTTGCCACCTGGTGCGACACTCCTCTGGGCAAATTCCGCAAACAGTTTTGCGAGTACCCTGCACGCAACAGAATCAAGCACGGCAACGCTCACAGACAACAACTCTCTCGCCCTCCTCGATACAGATGACGCAATCGTCGATTCCCTCTCATGGGGCATCGTGAACAAACCATTCCGAAGCGACGAACCGAATGTTCGAAATCCCGAAGCTCACGAGATGATTGTCCGAATATCTAAAACAAATGCGCCAAGCATTGAAAAAGCTTTTCTGCCAACCAGGCAAACCTCCTCCCACACATCTGTCGATTTTTGTGGCGCATCCAAAGACCATGTGGGTGATGCGCATATTGTCCTCTCCGAGATTCTCGCCAATCCAAAAGGAGACGAATCAAAAAACGAATTCATCGAACTCGAAAACCGAAGCAGTAAAACCGTCGATCTCTCCAAGTGGACGCTTCGCGACGCCTCCAAAACCGGGAAATACACTTTCCCCACCAAAAGTGCCATCGAGCCAAACGCTTTCCTTACCATCTTCCGCCCCGACTTCATCTTTGCGCTCAACAATAGCCATGAAACCGTCACGCTCGAAGATGCAACCGGCACCAAATCCGACAGCATTTCTTGGGACACAACTCACGAAAACATCTCACTCGCCCGAGACGGTAGTGCCTGGCGCAATACCAAATTCCTCACCCCCGGCGAAGCAAACCGATTTGGCAACGACCCCTCCGCCAAAACATCCGTTCCGAAGGAAGGCTTCGCAAAAATCTCTCTGGAATTCACCGCAAAGATTCGCGATAAAGACCGCGACAAAACCAAAGTCGTATGGGATTTCGGTGACGGACACAAGAGCTACAAGAAAGACACAATGCATACTTTTGCCAAGACCGGACGATACACCGTGAAGCTCACCTACACCGACGGCATCGCCGACAAAACGAAAACATTCCACGTCAAAATTGAGAAATATGTCGCGCCAAAAGTCCGCATTGTTTCTCTCATGCCAAACCCCCAAGGCGCCGATACCAACCGAGAGTCGATTCTCGTCCAAAACAAATCAAAGAAAAATGTCAACCTGAAGAAGTGGAGCATTTCCACCAAATCCAAACGCACCACAAAGAATTTCACAAACCACGTTATACACGAAGACTTTCTTCTCAAACCCGGCGAGTCGAAAACACTCACCCATCAAGAATCTGCCTTCACCCTTGGCAATACGAGGCAATATATAGAACTGCGCGACCCGCAAGGAAAGACCCTGCAACACATCCACTACAAACTCGACAAAAGCGCCCCCGACAATGCCGAATTTTTCAAAATTCCCAACCACCCCTGGCAGTGGCGCCTCCCCATACCACTTGACGCCACAGAAAATGTACAGTAG
- a CDS encoding DUF883 family protein: MNDFMDRAKKEVGKASEKAGEMRDTVVEKAGQAREKIAETADDAREYVKENPVKSTGIALGVGAAIGAIVGFFTGRKK; this comes from the coding sequence ATGAATGATTTTATGGATCGAGCAAAGAAAGAAGTTGGAAAAGCGTCGGAGAAAGCTGGTGAGATGCGAGACACCGTCGTCGAGAAGGCGGGACAAGCGCGGGAGAAAATCGCCGAAACAGCGGATGATGCGCGGGAGTATGTCAAGGAAAATCCTGTTAAATCAACCGGCATAGCCCTCGGTGTTGGCGCTGCCATAGGAGCCATTGTCGGCTTCTTCACCGGGAGGAAGAAATAG
- a CDS encoding efflux RND transporter permease subunit has product MSKNTSHDTSSDSEYLRKLEFDPALRKSAFNFFVTRPRVILLLITAITIWGLWSFFQLPRESNPEIKIPVGIVITPFPGASPSDVEELVTKKIETKISGLSGIKKITSNSANSLSLVTVEYEANEPIDDAIRNLRDAVSEVKSDLPDDANDPSVKEVSFDDQPILTIALSGPIDGLALRSLADTASDELKKIPGVREVKVSGGDEREFSVAYDPAKLSALGISPDEANRAIALTNRAVPAGTFDGSRFSYPVRTDARFFNADTLGNIPIRFSANGGAVLLKDIATVEERAIKRTVLSRLSISGSIPASAVTLDITKRTGGSIIETVDEAEKTMSQLSASFPGGVEWTTTVDLAKEIRKNFDELTRDFFLTVGLVVGTLILIVGLKEALIAGLTIPLVFFITFGTMLLSGISLNFLSLFSLLLSMGLLVDDAIVVVSATKQYLRTGKFTPEEAVLLVLRDFKVVLTTTTLTTMWAFLPLLLATGLIGQFIKSIPVTVSVTLTASLGIALMINHPLAAALERIRFTKNWFIIATIFLLGLGTYGLSFRNFWGFAIAGVSFIIAIRLLLWYFLRKGKILLANNSALVDAEWADENLIKTRLKEAGNRENGTLKDRFIHGIIHFDRIIPPYERLLRSVLSSTRRKWTVLIGTGAIFISAVLLPVLGIVPVEFFPASDEDLIFVNVEAPTGLKLDETNTIVQQVEHKLLAYPEIVNFSTVVGNAGVSQDGTGSTSGNSSHLAGIVIKLSDKHDRSRTSSAIADALRTDVSDIKDADIRIASQQGGPPSGAAFEARISGDDLKTIDEIARDLKGILATIPGTTNINSSLKNAPADYTFTLNHDRLAYYGLDATSVGSTLRMAISGIEVTTVLRDNKEISVNARFAERSIPSLDDVRNIEFRNASGNMIRLSDLATIELKPSVDSITRIDQKRTALLSAGVNTDVRPAEILTAFQKKVKESYHLPDGYSLSYGGENEQNQESVASILRALVIAIALIVATLIIQFNSVKQAAIVLTTLPLAMIGVFVGMAIFHVPLSFPGLIGILALFGIVVKNAIILIDKMNLNWASGLEHTEAIIDAGKSRIEAIFITSFATILGLIPITLSDALWRALGTAIIFGLAVSSFFTLLIVPVLSSMLVKKNPIKSASR; this is encoded by the coding sequence ATGTCCAAAAATACTTCACACGATACCTCTTCCGATTCGGAATACCTGAGAAAACTCGAGTTTGATCCGGCACTCCGAAAAAGCGCTTTCAATTTCTTCGTCACGCGCCCTCGGGTCATTCTCCTCCTCATTACCGCCATCACCATCTGGGGACTTTGGTCATTCTTCCAGCTTCCGCGCGAATCCAATCCGGAAATAAAAATTCCGGTCGGCATCGTCATTACGCCGTTCCCAGGCGCTTCGCCGTCGGATGTCGAAGAACTCGTCACCAAAAAGATAGAGACAAAGATTAGTGGGCTCTCCGGTATCAAAAAGATTACTTCGAATTCCGCAAATTCCCTCTCATTGGTCACGGTTGAATATGAAGCAAACGAACCGATTGACGATGCTATTCGCAATCTTCGCGATGCGGTCTCTGAAGTAAAGAGTGATCTCCCTGACGACGCCAATGACCCTTCCGTTAAGGAAGTCTCTTTTGATGATCAGCCAATACTCACTATCGCCCTCTCCGGTCCAATCGACGGGCTCGCTCTTCGATCACTCGCCGACACCGCAAGTGATGAACTCAAGAAAATCCCCGGCGTCCGAGAAGTAAAAGTCTCCGGCGGTGATGAACGCGAATTCTCCGTCGCCTACGATCCGGCAAAACTCTCCGCACTTGGCATCTCCCCCGACGAAGCCAATCGCGCTATCGCTCTTACCAATCGCGCCGTTCCCGCCGGTACTTTCGACGGGTCGCGATTCTCCTACCCCGTGCGAACCGATGCGCGATTCTTCAACGCAGACACCCTCGGAAATATTCCCATTCGATTTTCAGCAAATGGCGGTGCAGTACTCCTCAAGGATATCGCTACCGTAGAAGAACGTGCCATAAAACGAACCGTTCTCTCGCGACTCTCTATCAGTGGATCAATCCCGGCAAGCGCGGTCACATTGGATATCACAAAACGAACCGGCGGATCTATCATTGAAACTGTCGATGAAGCAGAGAAGACCATGAGTCAATTATCTGCGAGTTTCCCCGGAGGCGTAGAATGGACGACGACCGTCGACCTCGCCAAAGAAATTCGCAAAAACTTTGACGAACTGACTCGCGACTTTTTCCTCACGGTCGGGCTCGTTGTTGGCACGCTTATTCTCATCGTTGGACTGAAAGAAGCGCTCATTGCCGGACTCACTATTCCACTTGTTTTCTTTATCACTTTCGGCACGATGCTTCTCTCTGGTATATCCCTCAACTTTCTCTCGCTCTTCTCCCTTCTCTTGTCCATGGGACTCCTGGTCGATGACGCCATCGTCGTCGTATCGGCAACCAAACAATACCTCCGAACCGGAAAATTCACCCCAGAAGAAGCCGTACTCCTGGTGCTTCGCGATTTCAAAGTCGTCCTCACGACCACGACGCTCACAACGATGTGGGCATTCTTGCCGCTCCTCCTTGCAACCGGTCTTATTGGACAATTCATCAAGTCTATTCCGGTCACCGTTTCTGTCACACTGACAGCATCTCTCGGTATCGCTCTCATGATCAATCACCCACTTGCCGCCGCACTTGAGCGCATTCGATTTACCAAAAATTGGTTTATCATTGCAACGATTTTTCTCCTTGGACTCGGCACATACGGTCTTTCCTTCAGAAACTTCTGGGGATTTGCCATTGCAGGAGTGTCATTCATTATCGCGATACGACTCCTACTCTGGTATTTCCTCCGCAAAGGAAAGATTCTTCTTGCAAATAATTCCGCACTCGTCGACGCGGAATGGGCTGACGAAAACCTCATAAAAACTCGTCTCAAAGAAGCAGGAAATCGCGAAAACGGCACCCTCAAGGACCGATTCATCCATGGCATCATCCATTTCGATCGCATTATTCCGCCCTATGAGAGATTGCTTCGAAGCGTCCTTTCGAGCACTCGGCGCAAATGGACTGTCCTCATCGGAACCGGTGCCATCTTCATAAGCGCCGTCTTATTGCCCGTACTTGGCATCGTGCCCGTCGAATTCTTCCCCGCATCTGATGAAGATCTCATCTTTGTCAATGTCGAAGCTCCCACAGGACTCAAACTCGATGAGACGAACACTATCGTGCAACAGGTTGAACACAAGCTTCTTGCCTATCCCGAAATTGTGAATTTCTCTACTGTCGTCGGAAATGCCGGCGTTTCCCAAGATGGCACCGGAAGCACGAGTGGAAATTCCTCACACCTCGCCGGTATCGTCATCAAACTCTCCGACAAGCATGACCGGAGTCGCACATCTTCTGCGATTGCCGACGCATTGCGCACTGACGTCTCTGACATCAAAGATGCCGATATCCGCATCGCAAGCCAGCAGGGTGGTCCTCCATCAGGAGCCGCCTTCGAAGCACGAATATCGGGTGACGATTTGAAAACCATCGACGAAATCGCACGCGACCTCAAGGGCATTCTCGCGACTATCCCAGGCACGACTAATATTAATAGCTCACTCAAGAATGCTCCTGCCGACTATACCTTTACACTCAATCATGACCGTCTCGCCTACTACGGACTCGACGCAACCAGTGTTGGGAGCACGCTTCGCATGGCAATTTCCGGCATCGAAGTCACTACTGTCCTGCGCGACAACAAAGAAATCAGCGTCAATGCCCGATTCGCCGAACGCTCAATACCTTCACTCGATGATGTGCGAAATATCGAATTTCGAAATGCCTCCGGCAATATGATTCGCCTCAGTGATCTCGCTACCATCGAACTCAAACCCTCCGTCGATTCCATCACTCGCATCGATCAGAAGCGGACAGCTCTCCTCTCTGCCGGCGTCAATACCGATGTCCGCCCCGCTGAAATCCTCACTGCCTTTCAGAAAAAAGTGAAGGAGAGCTATCATCTCCCTGATGGCTATTCCCTCTCCTATGGCGGTGAAAACGAACAGAATCAAGAGTCGGTCGCTTCTATCCTGCGCGCGCTCGTCATTGCCATCGCACTTATCGTTGCCACCCTTATCATTCAATTCAACTCTGTAAAGCAAGCTGCTATCGTCCTTACAACACTCCCACTTGCTATGATTGGTGTCTTTGTTGGCATGGCGATATTCCACGTCCCCCTCTCCTTCCCGGGGCTCATCGGCATTCTCGCGCTCTTTGGCATCGTCGTAAAAAACGCCATCATACTCATAGACAAGATGAATCTCAATTGGGCAAGCGGTCTCGAACATACCGAAGCGATTATCGATGCCGGGAAGTCTCGAATCGAAGCGATATTCATCACTTCATTCGCCACCATATTAGGACTCATTCCTATCACCCTCTCTGATGCCCTATGGCGAGCACTCGGTACTGCCATCATCTTCGGGCTTGCCGTTTCATCTTTCTTCACCCTCCTCATCGTCCCCGTTCTCTCGTCGATGTTGGTCAAGAAGAATCCCATCAAATCAGCATCACGCTAA
- a CDS encoding N-acetylmuramoyl-L-alanine amidase, which translates to MNEFFKNPWTWLLVLFVLVSGGVGIFLFRGDSARVVENEMRDTSANATSEVLSQEDSAGIVEKLEAGNAMPREAESGDNAASASNQAMPNEQESASSPASAMEVPTSSPEVAAPSQEQEVAVSKQDSGGKFSIENRLVSWGFTKASGRTIDTVVVHSTYNATGGDPFSVSKIIDIYKSYGVSPHYLVARDGAVYRMVEEKNIAYHAGDSEMPDGRTNVNAFSIGIEVIGKDNGSPSDAQYVSLKKLLADIKSRNSIKHIVGHSDIAPGRKTDPWGFDWKKIGGKIL; encoded by the coding sequence ATGAATGAATTTTTCAAAAATCCGTGGACGTGGCTTCTCGTTCTGTTTGTGTTGGTTTCGGGGGGTGTGGGCATCTTCTTGTTTCGGGGAGATTCAGCAAGAGTGGTTGAGAACGAAATGCGAGATACGTCGGCGAACGCGACAAGTGAGGTGCTTTCACAAGAGGACTCCGCGGGTATTGTCGAGAAGCTCGAAGCGGGAAATGCGATGCCGAGAGAAGCGGAGAGTGGTGATAATGCGGCTAGCGCATCTAATCAAGCAATGCCAAATGAACAAGAATCTGCTTCGTCGCCAGCTTCAGCAATGGAAGTACCAACATCATCGCCGGAAGTGGCAGCGCCTTCACAGGAGCAGGAGGTAGCTGTGTCGAAACAGGATTCGGGCGGAAAATTCTCGATAGAGAATCGACTCGTATCATGGGGATTTACCAAGGCGAGCGGGCGGACAATTGATACGGTGGTCGTTCACTCGACCTACAATGCGACGGGTGGCGACCCATTCTCGGTTTCGAAAATTATTGATATCTACAAGAGCTATGGTGTGTCGCCGCATTATCTGGTCGCGCGAGATGGCGCGGTGTATCGCATGGTTGAAGAAAAGAATATTGCCTACCATGCAGGGGATTCCGAGATGCCCGACGGTCGGACGAATGTGAATGCGTTTTCGATTGGCATCGAAGTAATTGGGAAGGATAACGGCAGCCCGAGTGATGCGCAGTATGTCTCGCTCAAAAAACTTCTTGCCGATATCAAGAGTCGAAATAGCATCAAACATATCGTGGGACACAGTGATATCGCGCCGGGAAGAAAGACTGATCCGTGGGGATTTGATTGGAAAAAGATAGGTGGAAAAATTTTGTAG
- a CDS encoding RNHCP domain-containing protein, which yields MSSKFFQKRVEDFSCGHCAAAVSGDGYTNHCPHCLWSRHVDIHPGDRLSRCGELMEPVSAFLEHGEWQVQHHCLSCGYEKKNRLAADDDMSVLAKIVHGEK from the coding sequence ATGTCTTCGAAATTTTTTCAAAAACGCGTTGAGGATTTCTCGTGCGGGCATTGCGCTGCTGCTGTATCGGGGGATGGCTATACCAATCACTGCCCGCATTGCCTGTGGAGTCGGCATGTCGACATCCATCCCGGTGATAGGCTGTCGAGATGTGGCGAGCTTATGGAACCCGTTTCAGCATTCCTCGAGCATGGCGAGTGGCAGGTACAGCACCACTGTCTCTCTTGTGGATACGAAAAAAAGAACCGCCTCGCAGCGGACGATGATATGAGTGTACTTGCCAAAATTGTTCACGGGGAGAAATAA
- a CDS encoding efflux RND transporter periplasmic adaptor subunit yields MPFPMPQSRRSTLWIFTILLIIIGSVWVFLSQKNTSKSQEETLKTDEITPLQVTAKKARDLKSTTTEDHLPGVIVPENETTLLATTSGTISSAPFEVGSTVALGSMLFRIDTPFGSAVSKDGLLSETIRQAEIAVSLANKAYKDAARLTEKDSTKSTANTLARNLAKLRLESATIALDNARNSALVRATLSGIISEKNVAVGSTVSPGTTLATIASGTAPKIRFQVSTDTRHALALSDTITVTSGNVSSEARIISLGAIADSSTGKFPIEAKLSDKSLRAGSIATVTLKTERALTNVSTFSLPLSAITTGQDGSFFFIEEEGKAKKVIATSVTVSGETGIVSADISDDTNIIIESGRILEEGVSVSTEE; encoded by the coding sequence ATGCCGTTTCCAATGCCACAATCGCGACGATCAACTCTCTGGATCTTTACAATACTCCTCATTATCATCGGCAGTGTCTGGGTCTTTCTCTCACAAAAGAATACTTCAAAAAGCCAAGAAGAAACCTTGAAAACCGATGAAATAACTCCTCTTCAGGTCACCGCCAAAAAAGCGCGCGATCTCAAAAGCACCACTACCGAAGACCATCTTCCCGGTGTCATTGTCCCCGAAAATGAAACCACTCTCCTTGCTACTACTTCCGGTACTATTTCCTCTGCCCCATTCGAGGTTGGTAGCACTGTCGCACTCGGATCGATGCTCTTCCGCATCGACACGCCCTTTGGGTCTGCCGTTTCAAAAGACGGCTTACTATCAGAGACTATCCGACAGGCAGAAATTGCCGTGTCCCTTGCCAATAAAGCCTACAAGGATGCCGCTCGCCTCACTGAAAAGGACAGCACAAAGAGCACTGCCAATACACTCGCACGAAACCTCGCAAAGCTTCGTCTCGAAAGCGCAACCATAGCACTCGACAACGCTCGCAACAGTGCCCTTGTCCGAGCAACACTCTCCGGCATCATTTCAGAGAAAAATGTTGCTGTTGGGAGCACAGTCTCACCTGGCACCACACTTGCAACCATCGCTTCCGGCACGGCGCCCAAGATACGATTCCAGGTGTCTACCGACACACGACACGCACTTGCGCTTAGCGACACGATTACAGTGACCTCGGGAAATGTTTCATCCGAAGCACGTATCATTTCTCTCGGCGCCATCGCTGATTCCAGTACTGGGAAATTCCCCATCGAAGCGAAACTCTCAGACAAAAGTCTCCGTGCAGGATCCATAGCAACAGTGACCCTCAAAACAGAGCGTGCTTTGACCAACGTTTCCACATTTTCCCTTCCGCTTTCCGCCATCACGACCGGACAAGATGGATCGTTTTTCTTTATCGAAGAAGAGGGCAAAGCAAAAAAAGTTATCGCCACTTCTGTGACCGTCTCTGGTGAAACAGGCATTGTCTCGGCAGACATCTCGGACGACACAAACATCATCATTGAAAGCGGAAGAATTCTCGAAGAAGGGGTCTCCGTAAGTACCGAGGAATAG
- a CDS encoding glycine--tRNA ligase gives MNTAEITMDKIVSLAKRRGFVFPGSDIYGGLANSWDYGPYGAQLKKNIKDHWWKTFVESRDDMVGLDAAIVMNPKVWEASGHISGFNDFLVECKECHERLRPDQHLDAVNQNEFMLSFSEMTFKKMEIEKLKKEASPDQATVEKYEHDIEKLAEKLFGALRTIACPHCGKRDWSHPTLFNLMFKTFIGPAEESANIAYLRPETAQAMFVDFPLVAGVSRKRLPFGIAQIGKAFRNEITPGNFIFRTREFEQMEIEYFFDSKKREWNDVFGYWQGEMEGWMQSVGMDMDRVHPTEIAENERAHYSARTVDFEFDYPFGRKELFGLACRTDYDLSRHAKFSGRDMTWQDPETKEKITPFVIEPTFGLDRGLLAILLSAYDEEMLEGGETRIVLRLAKSIAPVKVAIFPLMKNKPELVAKAREVFDILKKDVVCEFDDNGNVGKRYRRQDEIGTPYCVTIDFQTLDDGTVTVRDRDTMKQERQSLADLGNYLWEHLR, from the coding sequence ATGAATACGGCGGAAATAACCATGGACAAGATTGTCTCGCTCGCAAAGCGACGCGGCTTTGTTTTTCCGGGGAGTGATATTTACGGGGGGCTTGCGAATTCGTGGGACTACGGTCCATACGGCGCGCAGCTCAAGAAGAACATCAAAGATCATTGGTGGAAGACCTTTGTCGAGAGTCGTGATGATATGGTTGGGCTCGATGCCGCTATTGTTATGAATCCAAAGGTATGGGAAGCGAGCGGGCATATTTCTGGTTTCAATGACTTCCTAGTTGAGTGCAAGGAATGCCATGAGCGACTACGACCGGATCAGCATCTCGATGCGGTGAATCAAAACGAATTCATGTTGTCATTCTCGGAAATGACATTCAAGAAAATGGAGATTGAGAAGCTCAAGAAAGAAGCGTCTCCAGATCAGGCAACAGTAGAGAAATACGAACATGATATTGAGAAGCTTGCCGAGAAGCTCTTTGGTGCTTTGCGAACCATTGCGTGTCCGCATTGTGGGAAGCGCGATTGGTCGCATCCGACACTCTTCAATCTCATGTTCAAGACTTTCATAGGTCCTGCCGAAGAGAGCGCCAACATTGCCTATCTTCGTCCGGAGACGGCGCAGGCGATGTTTGTGGATTTTCCACTGGTCGCCGGTGTGTCAAGAAAACGCTTGCCGTTTGGTATTGCTCAAATCGGAAAGGCATTTCGCAATGAAATAACGCCAGGGAATTTCATCTTTCGTACGCGGGAGTTTGAGCAAATGGAAATAGAATATTTTTTTGACTCCAAGAAACGAGAGTGGAATGACGTATTTGGTTATTGGCAGGGAGAGATGGAAGGATGGATGCAATCGGTTGGCATGGATATGGATCGAGTACACCCGACGGAGATAGCCGAGAATGAACGAGCACACTATTCGGCGCGTACGGTGGACTTCGAATTCGACTATCCCTTCGGACGAAAAGAGCTCTTCGGACTTGCCTGTCGGACGGACTATGACCTTTCGCGTCACGCGAAGTTCTCTGGTCGGGATATGACATGGCAGGATCCTGAGACGAAAGAAAAGATTACGCCATTTGTGATTGAGCCAACATTTGGACTTGATCGCGGGCTTCTCGCGATTCTTCTTTCCGCCTATGATGAGGAGATGCTGGAAGGCGGTGAGACACGCATCGTGCTTCGCTTGGCAAAATCGATTGCTCCAGTGAAGGTTGCCATATTCCCGCTCATGAAAAATAAACCCGAGCTTGTTGCGAAGGCGCGTGAGGTATTTGATATTCTCAAGAAAGATGTCGTCTGCGAATTTGATGACAACGGCAATGTTGGGAAGCGATATCGACGTCAGGACGAGATCGGGACGCCGTACTGCGTGACGATTGACTTTCAGACTCTTGATGATGGCACGGTGACGGTGCGCGACCGCGACACGATGAAACAAGAGCGACAGTCGCTCGCCGACCTCGGGAATTATTTGTGGGAACATCTTCGGTAA